Genomic window (Musa acuminata AAA Group cultivar baxijiao chromosome BXJ1-9, Cavendish_Baxijiao_AAA, whole genome shotgun sequence):
GATGAATATGACTCTTATTTTCTCAAGAGTTTATGATAGACATATAAAATAGTAAAATTTAATTCTCACTCAAAAGGACAAAAGATACTTTTTATTTTCTCTATGAGTTTGAAAcagaatttttattttcttggaaGTCGGTTGAATGTCCCATGACTCATTTGGAGCATCTAAAATGATGGAAGTTTTCCATCATAATCcttatcatctaaaaatttggAGTGATCTATAATCCAAAAAATTTTTAGGGGTGGACATATAATACTAAACTTTGGAGGGGCAACTATGCAACTTCTAGACTTTgaaaggatagatatgtaaaatcatcttcttccctttctgtcTCTTTTATTCTTAGATTAATTTTCCCATAAGCATTTGTCCCTCCTTTGACAAAGGTTGTGCAATAACTATTCCATCATCAAACATGCTCACCTCAGATGATGCATGTGAAACTGGTTAGACTAATCCAGGTGCCATGTTTGTGCATGACCATGGTGAAGACAATAATGCAGATAGATAAGGAACTTGAGGTTCAAAGGAAGCAGACATTATGATTAAGAACAAAACAGTTGATGAACTGGTAGACATTTCAAGAATTAACTGTGGgtgtctctctctatctctaaACTTAATGATACCCTGATCTGCCAGTGAACACAAAATTCCATCCATATATTCCATACTTCAAGCCACATCAAGGCACAGTTCTCTTGTTCAAATGCAAACTCTTCTACAAAAATGGCTAACTTCTCTATCCAACCCAGCCATGTAGATAGAGAGAAGGTGCATCTGCACCTGCTACAAGCTACACTAAATAATGTTAAGTCAACTCATTTAAAACAAGGACTTCAGAAAGATGGGATCATGTTAGATACTTGAATGAACAGTTCAACAATCAGCCCTCTCTCCTTTTTCCTTGACGCCATTAAGGAACTTTCAAACCTTGTCATGGCGGCCAAAATCAACATCAACATAACCACGAGTACATAAAGCTGTAAGTTTAATCAGTCCTACAAGCTGGAAACTCACCATTCCTGCAGCTCTTTTCATGTACTTGTCCTGGAAACCAGAATTATGGAATAAGTTAAGCTTATGTAATGATTGACAACACCACCAAGTCATAATATCCCAATTACTTAGGGTTGATTTCATGATGCACTGATCTTTTAAAGAATTAATCCAACTTTCATCAATCAAAATAATGTCAACAAATAACATAATTTTGTGTAAGGCTAGTTTCATCCACAAGTCATGTGAAAAAATAAATACTTAAATCTACTCCTCAATGATCCTATAATAATATAAGAATTTGTTACACATCTTTGGCAGTGCTAGTACTAAAGACTACTCTATCATACATATCCTTTTTATATCAATATTAGATAGTCTTTTTTTTCACTAAAACCTAATGTAAAACATACACAAATATTATCTTCTTCTctctatatttttattaattattttcataaataaataatttctatGATTGATCTTACAAGcaaaaaataaaactaattttCAAGTATACTTGTCTTATATCTAACTCTACTATCAATCACTCCTTTAGTTTTATAGTATGCATCATTACTATAAACAAGGAATAATTATGAACATCTCGTTCTTATATATCAATACAAAAAAGCTTCTCCTCCATTACTAGACATTTTTTTAGTTTTCAAAGTCTTTTTTAATAAACTAGTTAATAAAACAATTCTTGATCTCATAAGTTTCTCTATATCCCAATAGAGATATCATCAAGTTCTACACTTACCAATTTTCATCTCTcttcaaaactttttttttaatttactcgAACTTTATAGACAAATCTATGATCCCTAAAGTTGTCACTATTTTCTATCTCCAAAGGCAAGTTATCTATAGAATgtttatcaaataatttataaaattaactcCCCCATCATGTTCTTGAAACTTTGGGAAAGAGTTATCGAAAGTAGGATAAGACTTGAAATAAAGTTGTCACTATTTTCTATCTCCAAAGGCAAGTTATCTATAGAATgtttatcaaataatttataaaattaactcCCCCATCATGTTCTTGAAACTTTGGGAAAGAGTTATCGAAAGTAGGATAAGACTTGAAATAAATATctcttaaaattaattttattttatgcttggaagattaaattttatttatttattaagataattaataaaaatataaggagaaaaaaaaattataatttttattaacttAGAGAAAGCATATGATAAggttcctagagatttattatcacgagttttaaaaaaaaaatgtatccactaattatattgatattattaaatatatgtataataatatagttactagtgttagaactataggAAGTGTGTCTACTAAGTTTCCAATTAGCATAGGATTACACCAAGAATCCGTATTAAGTCTCTACCTTTTTACATTGATAATAAATGAACTTACTAGTGACTTACATGATAGATCTCCCTGATATATGTTATTTGctaatgatattatcttaattGATGAAAGCTTAAGTGGAATTAATTTAAACTTGAACTATGAAGCcaagccttagaaactaaaggttttagattaaataggactaaaactaaatatataaaatataattttagtgattctagaaataaataaaataatatagttAACTTGGATGTATAAAAAGTCTTTTTAAGTAAAAGTTTCAAGTATCCTAAATCAATTATTTAATAAGATAGAGAtatcaataaatatattattcataaagtaaagaAAAGATTATTAAAATAACGAAGGACGTcaagagtcttgtgtgatcatcggatacctttaaaataaaaaaaaatatatgaaacaaTTATGAAATCAACAATGCTTTATGAATCTAAGTGTTAGGcagttaaaaaaaaacatatacaaaaagtttgtgttgccGAGATGGATATGTAAAATTActatgaaagaaaagaaaaaaaatacttttattcgtgaaCCATTATGTACCATTTCGAAagaggataaaatgagagaaaatcatttaagatggtatagGCATGTATTAAGATTTTCGGATGTGgtagtcaaaagaagtgaaataattaatattaacgaTATAAGAAGAGGTGAAAGGAAGACCTAAAAAAGATTTTgatataaactataaataaatatttaagtgttttgaacttaactaaacatcattttacagatctcaatgatGGCAAAAAATCCAtgtaaccaactccaaatagttgggacttatgactttattattgttgttgttgttgtaactcTTACATTATTCCTTAATTTCCATACCAATAATAAGCATCCTTTAATTTAATCTTTAACTCTTTATGCATCAATTGTTACCTCACTTTCTCTATATCCTTTCCTCCATTTTTAGTATCTTACTTACCATAAAAATTTTAACAAATCTTAATAGTCTTCTTTTAAATAGTATACATCTTTTAAACTTCTCATTTTTAAGTCTATCCTGGTAAACAGAATAATCCAAGTCAAACTTCTTTAGTAGCGCGCATTATCTTTTCCATATTACAAGCAACAAACAATCACTGACTAATCCCAAGTTTAGTTCAAGTTCATGTGTAAAAatgtttatttaattattataaaataagagAAAGACTCTGAGTTATTGATCCTGGAGGGGTATTATCTTGTATCCATCTCAACCACTCCAATACATCTGAGCTTCTCAATACTCCATTGAACTTTATCTCTCTCACTCATGCAAGAACCTTTTGCTTTCTCAGACCCAAACTCTTCTATAAGCCCTCAAAAAAAGATCTCGATAAGTGGAaatacatcattccaaatcagaGCAAGTTGTTCTCATCCAAAATTCAAAACCCATGAGAGAGAAACAATTAGAGTTGTATCTCATCATCAAACACTTCCAATAATATTTTTGTACTTTTCATTTACAAGTATATGTAAAGGCCTTCTCCCAATTTTACAGTGGACATAAAGAAAAATCATTCATTATGACTTTGGAATGCAATCACGACCACCTGTGGTTCAACTTAATATCCCCATTAAGTTAATAGTACAACCAAAACACTAGTATTCTTGCTTGACTGAATCATCTTATAATTACATCTTCAGCCAGGCTGAGGTTCCAAATAGTTACAAGGTAGTCTAGAGTCACCAACAAGACATATTCATTAAAACTAAAGAATTTACCTGTATATTACAAGAACAAAAATATCCCTTGCCACATGAAAGAAACAAACGTAAAAACATATCACATTATGATATTTTAATTCTTTACACAGATGAAGTTTGATTTATGTTACTATATCAATGACCCACTTATTCTGCATGAAAGGAAGATAACATTTGTAAAGATAGACAAACCACTAGACTAGAGCTTTCCAAAAATACATTTTCAGTGCCAAGATGTACATTAAAAGAATTTCCTTTGTCTAGTCCATATTAACAACTGCAAATTATAGCTCCATTGTAGAACTAGTAATCGTCAGTGATTTGGTAGATAAATGATCACAACATCCAACTTCATGGAACCTTACAAAAAAACATTTTTACAGATTACATCAACTAATATATACAACGATAGGTTTTGTGACATTTCAAAATTCTGTCAAGACTAAAATACCATCCTGCTACTAAACATGTTTTTGACTCCAAAAGTGAGAAGGAACTAGGATGCAGCTAGGCCATTTCATCACATTGATGAAGAAAACTATCCTCACATATGATTCAATCTACTACTTAGATTACATCACGACAAACACCTAAAGTGCAATATTTCAAAAGGAATATAAACTTATAAACGTATGATCAACTCAAATTCAGAGTTCTAAACCAAATCAGATAGTTCAAGAAACATTTATAAGCAAAGAATCAGACAACTTCAAGTTAACAAGATAAGCAGAACAAGAAAAGGCAGTACCTATCAACTGTACACAACCAAACTTTGATCCCAATTTTGATTCGCCATAATACTCCTAGTATGCTGAGAATCAAACTCATAGTCTCAAAAATATCAAACTCAAAATCCATCCTCCATGTCTAAAATCTCAACCaccaaagaaggaaaagaagcccTTCTTCTTGGGTTCCTCCTCAACCATGACAGCAGTCATTGTATCCTGCTCCACCAGTCTCCATGCTGCCTGCTCGAATGCAAGTCCAGCCATTGTGGGAGGCTTGTTTAGAACAAGTGGATATCCCCTATTCGTGCTTTTGATAACTTCTGAATCCTCCGGGATGACACCAAGCAATGCAAGTCCAAGCATTTCCTGCACGTCAAGCACTGACATCATGTCCTCGCCCCTTATTAGGTCCGTACGAACCCGATTGACGATCATCTTGATGTCACGGATGCCATCGCACTCGAGAAGGCCAGTGACACGGTCGGCGTCGCGTAGGGCAGTGATGTCGGGGGTGGTGACCAACACGGCCTCATTCGCCGGCGCGATGGCGGTGATGAATCCGGCATCTATGCCGGCGGGGCAGTCGATGAGCACGAAATGTGGAGGACCCGCCGGCCGTGAGCGGAGCGCGTCGACAACCCACGTAAGAGCCTTGGCGCCGAAGCCGAGTGGGAGCTTAGAGCGGGGCTTGGAGATGCAAAGGAGCTCGAGCGAGGGACAACGGCGGTCGCGGACGAGGGCCTGGTCGAGGCGGCAGTCGCCGTTGAGGACCTCGACGGCGGTGTAGTTGACGCGGTTCTCGAGGCCAAGGAGGAGGTCGAGGTTTCGGAGACCGGCGTCGGCGTCGATGGCGACGACGGAGAAGCCGAAGCGGGCTAGGGAGAGGCCGACGTTGGCGGTGGTAGTGGTCTTGCCGACGCCGCCTTTTCCGGAAGTGACGACCACCACGCGGGGGGTCTCCCCGGCGAGCTGGGGCTTACGGTTCCACTGGAGGGCGGCTGAGACAGCAGGGCGGCGACGGTGTTGAGGAGAGAGGATCTTGGAGGGGAGGAAGAGGGGGGGATGGGAGGGGGAGAGGGGGATGGAAGGGAGAAGATGGGGGAAGGGGGAAGCCATCGGTAGGGTTTCGGGGACGCGGGGTTTCAAAGGGAGAAGTGGAAGAAGGGATCGGCGGCCATGGCCGATTAGGGAGCGAGGAATGACGCGTGCGATTGCAATCGAAAGGGGATTCGGTGGGTTTGGCTGAATAAATGGGTTCGGGCTCGGGTCGGGTTCTAATAAAGCGGGTTTGGTCGAGCCCTTCCTCTCTCTCCTACTCACTCATCTACGGGTCGCAATGGATCGGGTATTTCCATTACCCGATCCGTTTAAGTCAATTTAGAAACCTCGCTAATCGAATTTAAATTAGgtataaataagaaaattaacACCGATTCTAACATCAAGTAGAGGGAGAATAATTATGAACCTGAGATATTTATATGAAGTATTGATGGATAAGCACGCAATACTCATCAGTTTCTTAATCAGGGACTCACATGGAAACAAACTACCCAAAGAATGATGAAGTCAGTACTGTCTCATGCTACAGAAAATACTGAAGCAAACAGTATTCTCCATCCCATACGCCATCCCCTGTACCACCGTCGCTGCCGCCGCCGACGTCCACTGCCTCCCAActaaccgccgccgccgccgaatcTACCGTCTCACTTGACCCGTTTCCACCCACGCCTATCTACATTCGACAGTTCCAATTGCTCTTTCAAAAGAGCCACCCTCGACGGCCGCCAACACGAGCAGTGGAAGGAGGAGGTGCAGGCGGAGATACGGGTGAGAAGCGGACTGGAGCGGAGATTTCACGAGATGGGGCCCAAGTGGCCGATCTGGCAGGAGGTGAGCGCGGCTATGGTGGCTCAAGGGTGAAGTGGGAGGAGGTCAGCGCGGCGATGAGCCACCACCGCAACGCCAAAAGAGGTGCAAGGAGAAGTGGAAGGCCATCGACAAGTAGTTCAGGAGGATGAAAGATACAGGGGAGAAGGTGTTGGGCGTAATTCCACTACGTGCCCATACTAGGAAGAGATGGACCAGTTTAGTGTTGCAAAGTAGGACGGCTCAGATTGAACCCAACTCGAGCCCGATAAAGATCTCTAGACTGGACTGATTTCTTTGTAACTTAAACTAGCTCGTGTTAAGTACAACTAATCATGGTTATGCAACTGTTGTTTCAAGGATGGATATGTCAAAGCCCTAAAATAGCACCTAAATAATGCAAGAACATTTAATACAAGTAGAATACAAATATTGTTTATGCAACTGTTAAACCCTGAACCAAATAATAAAGAAGCAACCTTACAATTACATGATATATAAAGAACTTTCATTAGTTAGTGTTTGTCATCCAGTAGTTTAGGTATGGCTCTTTGTGGTTCTCATGCAAACAAAATTGAGTATGTTTTCCTGCCAGGCTAAAATGCAATCCAATATAAGATACAGATCCCAGATTCCAGCATAAAATACATGTAGAGACACAGAAGAAATAAGATGCCATGATAGAACAGTAAAATTATAGCGATATCATTTGCAATATGAAAAGTTAGGAACAAGGTATTGCCCCAACTGTTGCTTGTAGCTATGGATACTGATTCTAGTTTCAACTAAGAAATTGACAAGAACAGTTCTCAGGCGACAAACAAGAACATGGGTGAATAATTTGCACTTATAAAAATGAGCTGGATACTTTCAGAGACCactaaatttcaaaaaaatatttcctgAGAAGCTTTTGTCAATCTACCAAAAACAGAGAAGTCAATTTATTTGCATATTAAGAAATACCAGATTTGCATACTGGACACAAAGTCTTCCTCCTGAGCCATGTGTCGATGCACTGCCAAGTGTGAATTAAATAGATTATTTGTTTGATGATGCATATTCAAGGCAAATATTACTCATAAGCCAAGAATTTTAAGTGGTATCAGTATGATAAGAATCTTTACTTCTTTGTGAAATTTATGTAGGCAAGGCAGATGACGAATGACATCTCCAACGGTCGGTGGCTCAAGGCAGATGACACATGCTTCTACATTGCCATTACTCTGTCAAAGATGATGGAATGGAAAATAAGCAGCGGTACAGAAGTGAACAAATTGGTTGAAATGCTTGTATTGAATGTAAAAAAGAGAACCATACAAAACCTGGATCACTGATTCTGGCAAGATGTTGATCTGACTCTCTGATGCGCCAGAATGTTGATGGTTGTCTTCATCAAGGCCCAACAGCATCTCATAGTCATCTCTGTTGTTGAAATGAAAATTAATTTGAAAAAGGAAAACAATTTGTCTCTAGCAGATGTGAGTTTCTTGATTGATGGAGGACATAATTAGCATTTGTTGTACATGTTCCGTCATGTGGAGATCCACATTAAGAAACTAGGAAATATATTGGAATCATGCGACAGGTACCATACGTACTACATGGGTGCTCTgacccaaattacgaaaataggaAACATATAATAGGTGGTTTATTAAAATTGCAAATATTCTGCAACAGCAAGATTATAGTACATTGAAATCGATTAGTCATGTAGAAGTTCAAAACTTTCTTCATCTTACCCTTAAGAGCACAGCAACACAGCTGTAACAATATGTTATTCCTCACTTCTAATGAAATTACAAAGTAATAAGTCCATCATCACCTTCATTAAAAacatttttaaagaaaatataataGTCTTCATGGCTGCAAACCCAACATCTTCACATCTGTACTCAAATCTAATGGGCGGAAGCCTTATATGGTAAAAATAAGTTTCTCAAACCATAGTTTTGTTCAGCTACCGAAATTTCCCATACCTCAACCAGCAGTAATATATAAAGAACAATAATCACAATAAAATGTCTGGCAATATGTTCAACAGAATAGAACCAGAATACTATGGAACATGATAAGTGACTTATTTGTCAAAGAATAACATAAATGCTTACTCGGTGATGTCACGTTGAACCAGAAGAGTATCATCTAAAATCTCCATGTCTTGTTCATTCTCAAACGCAGCTTCCAATGCTTCCAAGAAGTTGAGCCTCTGGGAATTGTGTAAAGGACACCACTATATTAGAGAAGAGAACAATAATTTACAATCAAACCACCCTATTATCTAAGCACAACACTAGGCCAGACAACAATGAGCCATGGAAAAGGCAAAACACAAATACTTTAGAATAACATGCTTAAAGAGGCATGAGCAGGGGCATAGCTGACAAGATAGTCAACACAATGACAAACAAAAATATAATCCAAATAAACAATTAACATAATGAAAGAATATCTAATCCCACtaataaaaagataatatataaaccACTGAAAGATTAGTTTTATTAAAATCCAAGAATATCTTATCCAGTTCCACTGAAAATAATATATGGAACAATATACAATGTCATGAAACAATGCGGCACCTTGAATAAAGCAAGCACATAAAGATTCACTAAAAAATGTCCTTAGCAAGGGGTTTGCACTGAACATTTAGCAAAGTAAACCAACTTTATAGGAAAAACAACCATGTAGATAAAAGAGGAAAAGGTAAGCGGACCTAAACCATTAAAGACAAAATTGTAAGAATTTAAGGCCAATGAGCAGAATGGATCACAAATTTAGCACTAGGGACTAGGGTGGCATTGTCTAGTGCTGGCATTATTTCATTAATTTTACAATGATCTCCATTTAGAAGCTAGGTCAGCAAAATCATATTTAGCAAACAATGGAAAGTGCAAATTTCAACGAGTAAATTTGAGAAAGTGTCATCTGCAAAATTTCATCTACAGAAAAATGTAAGGGTTTACCGTCTCCAGATCCATTTCGCCATTGTTGAAATTTCTCCGTAGTTCAGCAATTATTGACTGGAAGAAGGTGATTAATTATTTACTATATATTTATATCTCAACTATATAATGGAAGTTCATGACATGAATATAGAAAGCATTACCATCTCAAGATCCATATCAGGACTGTTGAAGTTTCTCCTAAATTGGGTCACTCTGCCTGATGCTGAAACTCTAGCACGATTTGTCAACTGTTGGGAATAACTACGGAATGAAGGACGTGGACCGTGTACAAATAAATGCGCCATAGATGCATCCCTCTGAGAGAAAcaaaaaatatgtcaaaatatgtGCAAAAATGGTTTTTAAGGAGACAAGGTGTTAACTAAGGTTTATAAATATTAGCAAATGAAGGAATAACAAAAATCCACATTCAATTAACAGTGCTGGCTGTTTTAATACAAAATACCCAAACCATATGAACAATGTCCATAGCAAACCTGAGTTCGGCCAATTTCTTGGTCCTAAAGTAAGAAATCTGTGGAAAACAACAAGAATCAATCAAATGGAGTTGGCTGATATGGTAGTTTAGATTGGGAGGGGAAGAAGGGAAAAGCTGAGATGGAAAGACAAAATTCTGTAACTATAAACATGAAAGATAGGAGACATTGcttttatttgttctttgatGCGACCACCACTATTGTGTATTTGTAGTATTCCACCACCATCTACCATAATGTAAAATAGATAGAAAAGAGTACAAGGAAAGAGATGAATAAAGAATAATCCATAACCTGTTATGGGAATAGGAATCACATAGATCAAAGATGCCATAGGATTCAGAATCAATCCCaaatttcttcttattgtttacttttGCATTACCATTCATTTTACCTGCATTGCATTAGAAACATTACGGCCAATGTAGGACTTATTATTACTTCTAAAGTTGTAGGTTGACAAGCTTTGGCACTTTGTATGGTATATATGATAGTTATTTAATTACAATGTCTTTATATGATATGATTGTTGTTAATTCTCTAAGaatattctttcttatttttcattgTTGTTCTTGTGCAATTTATTATCTTTTGTATCTCAATTtcaattttttaaaagaagataaaagaatCATTTAGCATAATTTTGTATTTTCT
Coding sequences:
- the LOC135593671 gene encoding septum site-determining protein minD homolog, chloroplastic-like, whose amino-acid sequence is MASPFPHLLPSIPLSPSHPPLFLPSKILSPQHRRRPAVSAALQWNRKPQLAGETPRVVVVTSGKGGVGKTTTTANVGLSLARFGFSVVAIDADAGLRNLDLLLGLENRVNYTAVEVLNGDCRLDQALVRDRRCPSLELLCISKPRSKLPLGFGAKALTWVVDALRSRPAGPPHFVLIDCPAGIDAGFITAIAPANEAVLVTTPDITALRDADRVTGLLECDGIRDIKMIVNRVRTDLIRGEDMMSVLDVQEMLGLALLGVIPEDSEVIKSTNRGYPLVLNKPPTMAGLAFEQAAWRLVEQDTMTAVMVEEEPKKKGFFSFFGG